The Thalassospira sp. ER-Se-21-Dark genome includes a region encoding these proteins:
- a CDS encoding TRAP transporter substrate-binding protein, with amino-acid sequence MKRLKLGSVIALALVAAMSAISGASAQEVNFRLAHWLPPTHPVQTMGLEEWTNSIREASGGKIDFTIFPAQQLGSAPDHYDMTRDGIADIGYINPGYQAGRFPIYGLTEVPFNVKDAVNGSVALHKWYANYAEQEMPEVKLCLVNPHDPGTIHSKMPVRVPEDINGHAVRPAHATMARFVNLLGGASVQVPAPEAREAIAKGTADAITFPWNSIYIFGIDQETKYHLDMPFYVSSQILVINRGVYDGLSAENRKVMDDHCTPEWSGRFSKGWAENEASGRDKMMASGDHELYQPTADELQQWRDAAEPLVAQWRESVTAKGGDADAIYKAFIDALEAENAKY; translated from the coding sequence ATGAAACGACTTAAACTTGGTTCAGTGATTGCCTTGGCGTTAGTTGCCGCCATGTCTGCCATTTCCGGTGCGTCTGCCCAGGAAGTGAATTTCCGTCTGGCCCACTGGCTGCCGCCAACCCATCCGGTTCAAACCATGGGTCTTGAAGAATGGACAAACTCCATCCGCGAGGCATCCGGTGGCAAGATCGATTTCACGATTTTCCCGGCCCAACAGCTGGGCTCCGCACCTGATCACTATGACATGACGCGCGATGGCATTGCCGATATCGGCTATATCAATCCGGGTTATCAGGCCGGACGTTTCCCGATCTATGGCCTGACCGAAGTCCCGTTCAATGTGAAGGATGCAGTCAATGGGTCGGTTGCCCTTCACAAGTGGTATGCCAACTACGCCGAACAGGAAATGCCGGAAGTCAAACTCTGTCTGGTCAATCCGCATGACCCCGGCACCATCCATTCAAAAATGCCGGTCCGCGTGCCAGAAGACATAAACGGCCATGCAGTGCGTCCGGCGCACGCGACCATGGCACGGTTTGTAAACCTGCTGGGCGGGGCAAGTGTTCAGGTCCCCGCACCCGAGGCCCGCGAAGCCATCGCCAAGGGCACGGCAGATGCGATCACCTTCCCGTGGAACTCGATCTATATCTTCGGGATTGATCAGGAAACCAAATATCACCTTGATATGCCGTTCTATGTCTCCTCGCAGATCCTTGTGATCAACCGCGGTGTCTATGACGGGTTGTCGGCCGAAAACCGCAAGGTGATGGATGATCACTGCACGCCGGAATGGTCCGGTCGTTTTTCCAAGGGCTGGGCCGAGAACGAGGCGTCGGGCCGTGACAAGATGATGGCATCTGGCGATCACGAACTGTATCAGCCGACCGCCGATGAACTGCAACAATGGCGCGATGCCGCCGAACCGCTTGTTGCCCAATGGCGCGAAAGCGTTACGGCCAAAGGCGGTGATGCCGATGCCATTTACAAGGCCTTCATCGACGCGCTCGAAGCCGAGAACGCCAAGTATTGA
- a CDS encoding serine hydrolase translates to MLSRNRFLTAALVAAGIVTTTVPALAKDETSRWLTPTMINARAHMFSSALNVLTFQHMDQIFATRTVEAGNNVWVLPEKPVSLDDGYTLDGETVSLAAYLEATSTNALVVVKDGTIVHESYRNGSDANTRFMTFSVAKSYVSTLIGLALDDGFIKSLDDKVTDYLPEMAGSGYDGPTIRNLLHMRSGVEWQEIYQFGSDTQLTQVHDNSLVAYKYRWCDYAANDSVESQNKPGDVFNYATLDTSVLGCVLERAVGKTGAEYMSEKLWKPAGMENDAYWVMDGPEDVGREFFGAGLNATARDHARFGLMFLNKGQANGKQIVPADWIDEATIPDEGFEPTALGEPFGYQYQWWTIPGSDAYSAIGLFHQFIYVDPENNLVIVKASHTAEPVGHDEENLELFRQIAEKLSN, encoded by the coding sequence ATGCTGTCGCGAAATCGCTTTTTGACTGCTGCGTTGGTGGCTGCGGGCATCGTCACTACTACGGTGCCTGCTCTTGCTAAAGACGAGACGTCACGTTGGTTGACACCAACCATGATCAATGCTCGTGCTCATATGTTTTCATCTGCGCTGAATGTTCTAACTTTTCAGCATATGGACCAGATATTTGCGACGCGGACAGTTGAGGCTGGCAATAATGTCTGGGTGCTTCCCGAGAAACCGGTTTCGCTTGATGATGGCTATACGTTGGATGGCGAGACGGTCTCCCTTGCAGCGTATCTTGAAGCCACATCCACCAATGCATTGGTGGTGGTTAAGGATGGGACAATTGTCCATGAAAGTTACCGAAACGGTAGTGATGCCAACACGCGCTTCATGACCTTTTCCGTGGCGAAGTCTTATGTTTCCACGTTGATCGGCTTGGCTCTCGACGATGGATTTATCAAAAGTCTGGATGACAAGGTTACTGATTATCTGCCCGAAATGGCGGGGTCTGGCTATGACGGTCCGACGATCCGCAATCTTCTGCACATGCGTTCTGGCGTGGAATGGCAGGAAATCTATCAGTTTGGTAGCGATACCCAGTTGACCCAGGTTCATGACAATTCTCTTGTCGCCTACAAATATCGGTGGTGCGACTACGCAGCCAACGACTCTGTAGAAAGTCAGAACAAGCCCGGCGACGTGTTCAATTACGCCACGCTTGATACCAGTGTTTTGGGATGTGTTCTTGAACGCGCTGTTGGCAAGACCGGTGCCGAATATATGTCGGAAAAGTTGTGGAAACCGGCTGGCATGGAAAATGACGCTTATTGGGTCATGGATGGTCCGGAAGATGTCGGGCGCGAGTTCTTTGGTGCCGGGCTTAACGCTACGGCGCGTGATCATGCACGGTTTGGCCTGATGTTCCTGAACAAGGGGCAGGCAAACGGCAAACAGATAGTTCCCGCCGACTGGATTGACGAAGCTACGATCCCCGACGAAGGGTTTGAGCCAACTGCCCTGGGGGAGCCCTTTGGTTACCAGTATCAGTGGTGGACCATCCCCGGATCGGATGCATATTCCGCGATCGGTTTGTTCCACCAGTTCATCTATGTCGATCCGGAAAACAATCTGGTGATCGTGAAGGCAAGCCATACGGCTGAACCTGTTGGTCACGATGAGGAAAATCTCGAACTGTTTCGGCAAATTGCCGAAAAGCTATCAAACTAA